GGCCTTGTCGATCTTGAAGCTGCACTTTGTTTATGTACTGCCATTAAAGCCGACATTCTGGGAATTGACTTGAATGTCCCTATTTCACTCAGCTTGGTTCTCAATAACTGCGGCAAAGAAGTCCCAACTGGTTTCGAGTGTTACTAAGATATCCATTTGGCGTTTCTTCGTCAATCGATGCATCTTTTTATAGAAGTCCCAAATGATCCTttaatcatttcatttatataatttTGTAAAAGAACTGTCCTGTTTGTTTTCTTATGATGGTATCATTACGGTTTATTCCTTGGTTCAGTCACTTCCAATCAAGTACTGATTTGATAATATTGAGTATCAAACATCTTGTAATAAAAGAGCACTTCCTTTCTCATCAATGAGATTTGAACACTATATGTTCCTGTGAATGAGTACCTGTGACTGAGTACCAGTTAATGAGTTAAAAAATTTGTGCAATCCTTTATTAAAATCGACAACCCTCAAATGGTTGTCCTTAAAATatggaaaaagaaagaaaaaggcAGAGTAGAAATGTAATAAGTAGCACAATATGATACAAATTAATAAAAAAAGGCAGAAGCAGAAGCCATATCAGAAGCCATACTATTGTGTGTTATATGTAGTGAGTGGTATGCTAGTGATAGTTGATGTTTATTGGATAAATAATAACATTGTCTTAGGATTGTGGCTTTTTCTGAACATATGCCGTTGCACTCTTAGTTTGACAAAACAACTGCTCTAATTTGTTGAGTATACAGATTTTTGATCGTCGATCGTACTGTTTTTCATTAGCATGAAAAACAACCGCACCATGTTGTTTAACACAATCTTCTTCACAGTAGTTTTGCaagttcttttatattaaattaCACTATTACAGTGATCAGTCTTGTTTTGATTCTTTACACAAGTTTTGGTGTTGTTTTTAAGCAATGCATCCTTCGAAGCCTCCTTGGCTTGGCTTAGTTTTATAAGTGCTCCAGTGGTACTTGTATGGCCTTTTTTAACTAATAAGCATCTTCTCAGTTTAAAATctctaaaaattattttacacAAAAAAAGGGCCATATTATATCAATGACTTGTGATATTCAGATTTTGCAATTGCAGGCACACTGTGTTGTATTCTGAAACCCTCTTAGACTCATATTTCATTTTCAAATTAATGCATAAAACATATTCACATGCAACTACTTCGTGCAGTGTATTGATTTCCCTGTCATTTGGAGATGTAAAAGCAGAGCTGAGCTGGTCGCTAAGTAGAAGCTAATCAGAGAAATACCTGCTTGGTTTTCGAAATGGATACCAAGAACATTGCTTCCTTTGTCCTTCTTCTCTCACTCAGTCTCCTCTTCTTTAGCCTGGTCAGTACCACTAGGCCTACCCCTGATATACCCGGTTCCACTACTTCAACTTATTATTCTCCAGGTAAATGTGATCCTTTGAACTTAGGATTATGTGCCAACGTGCTTAACTTGGTTGATGTTGTCGTTGGAAATCCTCCAACGCTGCCATGCTGCAGTCTCATCCAAAGCCTTGTCGATCTTGAAGCTGCAGTTTGTCTGTGTACTGCCATTAGAGCCGACATTTTGGGAATTGACTTGAATGTTCCTATTTCACTCAGCTTAGTTCTCAATAACTGTGGAAAGGAAGTTCCAGCCGGCTTTGAGTGTTACTAACTTATCCATTTGGGGGTCCTTCCTCAATCGATgcatatttttataaaatttaaattctCTATTCATTTCATTTCTATAATTTGTAAAAGAACTGGCCTGTCTGTACTGTTGAtgatatctcatctatttcctTCAAGTTTGGTATATTTCGGTGTATTCTTTAGTTTAGTAACTTCCAGTCAAGTGATAATTTCATAatattgagtattaaacatcttGTAATTATGGTGCACTCCCTTTCTAAATGAGGTTTCAAAACTACATGTTCCTCAACGCTTGTGTGTTTTTAACGTTTTAAAGGTCAATTCTATATTGTTTTTGCTAATAAATCATGTTAATAAACTGCATAAGAACAAATTACCTGCGAAAATAGCACAATATGATGAAAATTATGCAGAAGCCGTATTAGCAGCCATACTATTGTATTGTATGGTTTCAGGTTGCCTTTGTACTGATTCACCGTTTTATCTGGATGTTCTTTGTATATATGTAGTAATTGTTGCCCGTCCCGTCTCCTCTGTCCTGGTAAAAGTTACTTGTTTTGATTCTATACACAAGTTGAAGGAGATCTCCTAACAGATCTTAGTGATGTGCAATGCATCTTTTGAAGTCTCTCCTGCTTGGCTTAGTTTTATTAAGTGGTATTTATATGGTCCTTTTTAACTAAATATCATCTTCTCCGTTTAAAAACTCTTAAAAACATTTTACAACAGTATAACGGGGTGACTGTATATGTCCCTTGTGATAGATATTCAGATTTTTCATCCACGGTGTGTTGTATTTTGAAACCCTCGTAGACTCATATTTCATTTTCAGTTTAAAACGCAATACATTTTTACAGGCAACTACCTTAAACTGCTCTTTGTCGCATGCAGTGCCATTGATTTTCTGTCTTTTGGAGATGTAAAAGCAATGTTGTTTTTACTTCATGAGTAGAGGTGAGCTTATCGCTTAGAATTCTATCATATCGTCTTGCATGTGCTACTAATGATAGAATGATGTAGGTATACCTAATCAGAGCACTCCGAAAATGTTGGTAGGAGTAAGACTCAAACCTAGCCACCTCAAAAATTCAAATAAGAAGCAATGCCTTAAACCATTGAGGTGCAGCAACCCTTATATTATACAATACATATGGAAAGATACACTAGAATCTCAGGGAACTCTTAAGGACCGTCTGGTACTCAGCTTTCCATTTTTCTTTTCTTGAGTTCAGTATTACACTTGAATTTTACTCATGAATCTAGCCAGCATCATACATATCGACTAGACGTATTGATGTGTGTCGTTTCATTCCCCTGGAGAAAATGAGAAACCATGTCATTTGGTTAATTTTGGAATAAATAACTTTTAACCAAGGTTATTTGACAGCCAGGGATAAATCAACTTGAAATGATCAGCAATTCAGAATTTTGGGGGGAAAATAAAAGAAGACACAAGAGTATATATTTTTATGAAACTCCATGGTCAAAATCCTCATATTCTGAATGCAAGTGTTAAGTGTATGTTCTTTTTCTGGATTCAGAGCCATATGGGATTGCACACATTCCCTGTGATTCTTAAAAACTCATTCAAAAGATAGGAGATAATCATAAGATTAAAAGCCAGTCTTCACAAGACGTGCTACGCTGCTAGGATATTTATAAAAGACAGCACATTCCTAGAATTAGAAAACATAATTATTTTCATGGTTCTAGAAAACAACTCGCTGCACAGACTCCCTCCCGATAATTACATAACCTGTTCTTTACAGTGATCTACTCATTCTCTTAAATAATTTATTAGGACAAGTGTTTGCAAGATATAACATGTTCCCCTCCTGATTCTTTAACTATTATTACTGGGATCCTATTACATTACAATAATGTTCTTGCTATGCAAAAGACGTGCTAACCATGCCCTTTTTTAGATAGCAAATGTAGCTGATACAAacaataatataaaaaaaattgcagTATAGGAACCATATAAATATGTATTTCAAGTTAATCAAAGTCCATCAGCAAAAATCACACCAGAGTTTATTTATCAGAGAAATACTTGCAAGGTTTTTAGGAATGGAAACCAAGAACATTGCTTCCTTTGCTTTTCTTCTCTCACTCAACCTTCTCCTCTTCAGCCTCGTCAGTGCCACTAGGCCTACCCCTGATATACCCGGTTCCACTACTTCGACTTATTATTCTGCAGGTAAATGTGATCCACTGAACTTAGGAGTATGTGCCAATGTGCTTAACTTGGTTGATATTGTTGTCGGATCACCTCCAACACTGCCATGTTGCAGTCTCATCGAAGGCCTTGTCGATCTTGAAGCTGCAGTTTGTCTATGTACTGCAATTAGAGCCAACATTCTGGGAATTGACTTGAATGTTCCTATTTCACTCAGCTTAGTTCTCAATAACTGCGGCAAGGAAGTTCCAACCGGTTTCGATTGTTACTAGcatatttttataaattctaaaTTCTTTAATCATTTCATTTCAATAATTTGTAACAGAATTGTCTTGTTTGTTTCTATTGATGGTATCTCATCTATTTTCTTTAATCATTTCATATTATCAAGTAACTTCCAATCAAGTAATAATTTCATATAATCGAGTATTAAACATCTTGTAATCAAGCTGCACTTCCTTTCTCAATGAGATTTAAACACTATGTGTTCCTCCACACTTTTGCTAATAACTAACTTGTTCTATCATTAAAGTGTATTTCAAAGTGAATTCTTTATTGTTTTATTGATACGTTAAAACCACTTTTTTCATCCACTGGATGTGCATGTGGGAGTAAATTTTGAAATTGCTTACGACTGAGTACCTGTGAATGAGTGAAAAAGTTGGTGCAGTCCTTTATTAAGATCGACAACCCTCAAATAAGCAGAAGCAGAAGCCATACTATTGTGTGTTATATGATAACGATTAATAAGTAGTGATTGGTAAGCTAGTGATAGTTGATAGCTGTAGCTATTGTTGCAAGTCCCGTCTCCTGTATCCCCGTAATTATACTTAAACCTGATGTAAGAGTTTTTCTTCTTCACCCTGTTGGGGGGTGGGTTGTCTATTGGAAAAAATGCTTTAAACGCTGGTTCTTCCTCGCGTACTCCTTCTGTGTATGAGGTGTCTGAGCCTCGTCGTGGTGCTAAGTTTGAATCTAATAAGTCTTTTAATCATCCCAGTTTGTACTCGAAGTCCCCTTTGGACTTTGATAGGTTGGCGAAGCATTGTGTCTTTTCTGATGGTTATGTCGTTTTTTCACCCTCGCCTCGTGAGCGTATGTGGGCCTCTTCAACCCTTGGTCGTCATGTTATACCCAATGTGTATTTTGAGTTTGGGTTCAAACTTCCCCACATCCTTTTTTTTCTTCATTTTTGAGGCTCTTGGTTGTGGTTTAGGTCAGTTGGTACCTAATATTATTCTTCAAATTAATGGGGTTATAGCTCGATGTCACGAGGTTGGGTATTTTCCTACTCTTGACTTGTTTTTTTCTATTTTTCATGTAAAAAGTACTGGGATTCAGCTTTATTTGATAAGAAAGAGGGTTGTAGAAAGCTTGTCGAGAGCCCTAGATCTAATTCTGGTTGGCACGATAAGTGGGCTAGGTATGAGGGACCCGGATTGAATCGTATAGGGCCTTGGCAATCTTTGTGTTCGGCCCGTGTGAGGTCTTTGAACCGCTTGGGCTCGAAGACGCCTAAGGACTTGTCCCATTTTCTTGGCTCTTCTGTTAGGTACCAGCCTGAGGAGTTCATAGATCCCAACTTTTTGGCTAGTCATTGTTGTAAGATTTGTTGCCTTTGTTTCGTCATACTTGTTTTGTTTATTCTTTTAGTCACTATCTTTTGACTTGGTTATTTTTGTTTCAGTTTCCGGGCCAAGCCTTCGTCGATTGTTTGATTGGTTTGTTAAAATGCCTATTGGGGAGTTTCTTGCTCGACTTGTGAGGAGTAAGGCGTCTGGGGCTTCTGTTGTTGTTGTGGGTCCTGAGGAAAAGGGGCCTGAAGTTAATTCCAAGGCTGTCCCCATTGCGGAAGCTGATGACTTGTCCGATCTCACGCCTATAGCTGTTCTTTTGAAAGATAAGGATAAGAAGCGTCATCATGAAGGGCATTCGTCCCGTGGTCATCATTCTAATAAGTTAAAGGATTCAGTGATCTGTAAGGCATCTGTTGTGGCATCCGTTGGTCAAGATGGTCCGAGTTCCATGGCTCGTGATGTCTCTTCAGCCGGTGGTTCTGTGGATTCTCTTAAGACTGGGTTGCACAGGTGCAAGGCGCATGCTGAAAAGGTACTTTGAATATTCTTTCTTATTTTGTTCGCCGTGTATTTCTTTGTTTATTTcttcttccctttttcttttacatgtattgttaggtcacactttcactgtagagggggtgaatacagtgtttattacaatcaaatcaaacttcaagaacttatgtaacagaaaacaaactttatttaaacaataaactctgttacaatctggaactgttatctctcagtgatgaacaaaatatcacgagagcttctagagttataataaataatattctcgataatgataacacctctagtgtaaactctatttctgtgtttatatactacacagttacaagatattcgctaattgatatggaatataattctgcttcctaaaatatatcaatcagatatcttctattccaagtattccattcttcacggaattccttcttcatgcatatctcttcttatgtttatcttgatcttcttaactttaatcagctactgtccttatctgatcgtccttcagcacttaagttctgatatctatctcctgataacataagtactgatatcccttaagttctgacttccagtaccttaagttctgacttccagtataagtactgatcagttaagtactgatttattctgttcaaataagatctgaaatctaaacataaaacatattagccatgacattatcaaatatatctaacaatctcccccaacttgtaaattaacaaaatatacaagtttaacagatatttgatgatgtcaaaaacattaagtacaaatgcatgagaaatagacaagataactacaacttacagtccttaaagtttttaccaattcaacttctcataacaacttcaacctgtataaatatcagaatttaagcagttgtagatcttcgacttggcttcatcattttccaatctctctgatgtcaggagttgttctgagataattcttcaacaaacatttctcagcatatctgagttcatcaatcattctccgtttgacatctttaagctctgcagtatcttcaccagtttgaaatattgcagctctgagatcattaatctttgcttttctcaactcccgatctagtcttatgacataagctttgttagactctagattgaattcaagccccttaataccaagatatgttctgatctgtgcagtattaggcttcatatcaacaatatcaccattgtgatttctgtactttggaacatatctgctgtcagacttaacagaataaagtcttttctgtctctgaatctgttcctttaagtagtttgcagcagtctctgttattctgtcatccacttgaagtaagaataatacatgctccaattcttcaaaatacttcaatggaatggcattttgtcttatatgataaaccctaccatctgtcatgaaatacaacatgatgtattctttcaagtaggtatggtaaaccatctgtacagattctagttgattcaatctctcaggagtagctccaatacctggttcactcaaggaagttggatcatcagtagtgttgtgtactcttctttcatcagcacttcccaatccagttttatctctagcttcctttccagtaactactcttgcttcaaaaccacttaaagtagtcttcaaagattgagtctgttttgctttagtgaatcctggtaggagtgttttagatttatcttccgatatcaagttaacttgagcactgtcagaggttacttgcttcttctgaatatcagaacttacaatttcttgactctgaacaacttgagccatgtcagaggttgttttaagaatttttcttgaagtcagagcaagattatgttttccatcagtaatttcttcttcctcaggaggtacataaggcttgataggttcaccaaccttttctttacccttggatcttggatctatctgtggttgtgatctagccaaagtttcttcagtatgtatcctctctttgatcacaatgcctttaggttttggaagtaactttttaccagaagcttcagatttagatgtgactttctctgatttaagtctggcttcttcttcctttaaactttccaagtccatccctggattttcttgaagaaataactgtcttgacatttcctcatcaagatctagaagttcatcagaacttatccttttaccagcagcagaacttattcttttcccagtatcagaacttgttctgtgactagcttgtcttgatgtaaatcttctaccttgactatgaccactacccattccagagtttccttggtcatcttttccatcatcctgtccttgcagtgacttgttggttttgcatttggacttaattaccttctccccctttttggcatcagcaggtaataaaagagagataagtagttccactgaggtctggatttcagtaagttgcgattgctgagaagcttgatttgtcagaatttgatcaatctgaccttgttgcttctcttgagttttctcaatataagcaaccctgtcaatggtaggttggaagaactttttcttatcaagtttccaaacttgttcctgtttaataaagttctcctgaatcttgtgtagctctgcatgagtgttggaatgaagaccttgtagatgtttagtactcaatgcagtgactctaagctgggttttaaaatcatcagaatttaacatttcatcagctttagtcaagtgctcagcaagatgtaaagcatttggaacacatgaaactgagttccattccttagtccactcctgtcctgcaggagtttcactccaaggtactggtgcatccctgataacaaactcctttagcagttcagacttaggaagagtcagtggaggagtatgtcctgaaggacctgctgcatcagcatctacagttgtagcagcttcaccagtatctccaacatttgcagcatcaccagtatctccaacatttgcagcatcaaaacttaaagaatcagtatcttctgataagacaactgtatgagtagcaatggaggcttcaacatcctctaattgctgatctgatactaagttctgatcaacagccatatcctgatgctcacctaaaatctgatcatcatcttgatgcagagaaggtgttagtgataactcaggagtttgaacagcatcagtaacaggtgttgtggaaggattatttgctgttggagcttctaagaaaagtatttcaggcacaaccaagttctgaatatcaatttcagcacttgtgcctggatcaacaagagataaagaaggtaaattagccttgtcagatacaggttcctgaaatggagttgatggagaagaagtgactggagcaaattccttgtcttgtgagatcagagattcctgatccccttccttagctgcttcctcctcatcatctgaaactggcctctgtgccctctgtttcttgtacttccttgttgatttggattccttgggagttgcaggaacagtcatacgtctaagcctcttgagaagcctagaacccccaattgcagaatccttctgagaagttgccttctcagcttcataaatcataggttctgaagaaggaacct
This genomic interval from Apium graveolens cultivar Ventura chromosome 8, ASM990537v1, whole genome shotgun sequence contains the following:
- the LOC141679742 gene encoding 14 kDa proline-rich protein DC2.15-like; amino-acid sequence: MDTKNIASFVLLLSLSLLFFSLVSTTRPTPDIPGSTTSTYYSPGKCDPLNLGLCANVLNLVDVVVGNPPTLPCCSLIQSLVDLEAAVCLCTAIRADILGIDLNVPISLSLVLNNCGKEVPAGFECCLCTDSPFYLDVLCIYVVIVARPVSSVLATTLNCSLSHAVPLIFCLLEM